From Aquabacter sp. L1I39, the proteins below share one genomic window:
- a CDS encoding AraC family transcriptional regulator has translation MDTPASSPDRRMISASFVADALDCLARRGIAQGPVLAAAGLPALVREPVSAEQYGALWLAVARAMDDEFFGLGARPMRPGSFTLLCHAILHAGTLEQALRRALRFLTVVLDDPRGTLEVREGHARIVLADAGAPRSAFAYRTYWIILHGIACWLVGRRIPLRRVDFRCAAPAHGADYRIFFGAPVRFGQEASRLEFDAAYLKLPVLRTERALRDFLRKAPANILVRYRHDAGVVASVRAILRETPPPDWPVFEDLAARLRIPAPTLRRRLKGEGQSYQAIKDEIRRALATRLLLETPGSVGEIAAELGFAEPSAFHRAFRKWTARSPAAFREEGGPG, from the coding sequence ATGGACACCCCCGCTTCCAGCCCCGACCGGCGGATGATTTCGGCGAGCTTCGTCGCCGATGCGCTGGATTGCCTTGCCCGGCGCGGCATTGCGCAAGGGCCGGTGCTCGCCGCCGCCGGCCTGCCCGCTTTGGTGCGCGAGCCGGTTTCGGCCGAGCAATATGGGGCGCTCTGGCTGGCGGTGGCGCGGGCCATGGATGACGAGTTTTTCGGCCTTGGCGCCCGCCCCATGCGGCCGGGCAGCTTTACGCTGCTGTGCCACGCCATCCTCCATGCAGGGACGCTGGAACAAGCGCTGCGACGCGCCCTGCGCTTCCTCACCGTGGTGCTGGACGATCCGCGCGGCACGCTGGAGGTGCGCGAGGGCCACGCCCGCATCGTGCTGGCGGATGCGGGCGCGCCGCGCTCGGCCTTTGCCTATCGCACCTATTGGATCATCCTGCACGGCATCGCCTGCTGGCTGGTGGGCCGGCGCATCCCTTTGCGGCGGGTGGATTTCCGCTGCGCCGCCCCCGCCCATGGGGCCGACTACCGCATCTTCTTTGGAGCCCCGGTGCGGTTTGGCCAGGAGGCCAGCCGGTTGGAGTTCGATGCCGCCTATCTGAAGCTCCCCGTGCTGCGCACCGAGCGGGCGCTGCGCGACTTCCTGCGCAAGGCGCCCGCCAACATCCTGGTGCGCTACCGCCATGATGCGGGGGTGGTGGCGAGCGTGCGGGCCATCCTGCGGGAGACGCCGCCGCCCGACTGGCCGGTCTTCGAGGATCTGGCCGCCCGCCTGCGCATTCCCGCCCCCACCTTGCGGCGGCGCCTCAAGGGCGAGGGGCAGAGCTACCAGGCCATCAAGGACGAGATCCGCCGGGCGCTCGCCACCAGGCTGCTGCTGGAGACGCCGGGCAGCGTGGGTGAGATCGCGGCCGAACTGGGTTTTGCCGAGCCGAGCGCCTTCCACCGCGCCTTCCGCAAATGGACGGCCCGCAGCCCCGCCGCCTTCCGCGAAGAAGGCGGTCCGGGTTGA
- a CDS encoding 3-hydroxyacyl-CoA dehydrogenase, giving the protein MQIQDRVFLVTGAGSGLGASVARALVEAGGKVVVVDVNAEAGAATVASLGDAARFARADVTSEADGVAAVKTALDAFGHLHGLVNCAGVAPGEKVVGREGPHRLESFARAVSINLIGTFNMLRLAADAIVKEQPDENGERGVIVNTASIAAYDGQVGQAAYAASKGGVAALTLPVARELARFGVRVVTIAPGIFETPMMAGMPQEVQDALGKSVPFPPRLGRPPEFAALVRHICENTMLNGEVIRLDGALRMPPR; this is encoded by the coding sequence ATGCAGATCCAAGACCGCGTATTCCTCGTCACCGGCGCCGGCTCGGGCCTTGGCGCGTCGGTTGCCCGCGCGCTGGTGGAGGCGGGCGGCAAGGTGGTGGTGGTGGATGTGAACGCGGAGGCCGGCGCCGCTACCGTGGCATCGCTGGGCGACGCCGCCCGCTTCGCCCGCGCCGATGTCACCTCCGAGGCCGACGGCGTGGCGGCGGTGAAGACCGCGCTCGACGCCTTCGGCCACTTGCATGGCCTGGTGAACTGCGCCGGCGTTGCCCCCGGCGAGAAGGTGGTGGGCCGCGAGGGGCCGCACCGGCTGGAGAGCTTCGCCCGCGCTGTGAGCATCAATCTCATCGGCACCTTCAACATGCTGCGCCTCGCCGCCGACGCCATCGTCAAGGAACAGCCGGACGAGAATGGCGAGCGCGGCGTGATCGTGAACACCGCTTCCATCGCCGCCTATGATGGGCAGGTGGGACAGGCGGCCTATGCGGCGTCCAAGGGCGGCGTCGCCGCGCTCACCTTGCCGGTGGCGCGGGAATTGGCGCGGTTCGGCGTGCGGGTGGTGACCATCGCGCCGGGCATCTTCGAGACCCCCATGATGGCCGGCATGCCACAGGAGGTGCAGGATGCCCTGGGCAAGTCCGTGCCTTTCCCGCCGCGCCTCGGCCGGCCGCCGGAATTTGCCGCCTTGGTGCGGCACATCTGCGAAAACACCATGCTGAACGGCGAAGTCATCCGGCTGGATGGCGCCCTGCGGATGCCGCCGCGCTGA
- a CDS encoding acetyl-CoA C-acyltransferase, translated as MSADPIVIVGSARTPMGGFQGDLKDATAPELGAAAIGAALDRAGLSREAVEEVVFGCVLPAGQGQAPARQAALGAGLPLSAGATTVNKMCGSGMKAAMLAHDLILAGSADVAVAGGMESMTNAPYLLDRARAGLRMGHGRVLDHMFLDGLEDAYDKGRLMGTFAEDCAQSYQFTRKVQDDYAIASLERAQKAITGGAFAGEVVPVTVKSGRTEKVVEQDEQPLKAKLDKIPTLKPAFREGGTVTAANSSSISDGAAALVLMRRSEAEKRGLTPLAAIVGHSTHAQAPNLFPTAPIGALRKLSERTGWDLKDVDLFEVNEAFAVVALAAMHDLDLPHDKVNVHGGACALGHPIGASGARVMVTLLAALQTHGLKRGMASLCIGGGEATAVAIERLS; from the coding sequence ATGAGTGCTGATCCCATCGTCATCGTCGGGTCCGCCCGGACCCCCATGGGCGGCTTCCAGGGCGACCTGAAGGATGCCACCGCCCCCGAACTGGGCGCTGCCGCCATCGGCGCCGCCCTCGACCGCGCGGGCCTTTCCCGCGAGGCGGTGGAGGAAGTGGTGTTCGGCTGCGTGCTGCCCGCCGGCCAGGGCCAGGCACCGGCCCGCCAGGCGGCGCTCGGCGCCGGCCTGCCGCTCTCGGCGGGGGCCACCACCGTCAACAAGATGTGCGGCTCGGGCATGAAGGCGGCCATGCTGGCCCATGACCTCATCCTCGCCGGCTCCGCCGATGTGGCGGTGGCGGGCGGCATGGAGAGCATGACCAACGCCCCCTATCTGCTGGACCGGGCGCGGGCGGGCCTGCGCATGGGCCACGGCCGTGTGCTCGACCACATGTTCCTGGACGGCCTGGAGGACGCCTATGACAAGGGCCGTCTCATGGGCACCTTCGCCGAGGATTGCGCCCAGAGCTACCAATTCACCCGCAAGGTGCAGGACGACTATGCCATCGCCTCGTTGGAGCGGGCGCAGAAGGCCATTACCGGCGGTGCCTTTGCCGGCGAGGTGGTGCCGGTGACGGTGAAGTCCGGCCGCACCGAGAAGGTGGTGGAGCAGGACGAGCAGCCGCTGAAGGCCAAGCTGGACAAGATCCCCACCTTGAAACCCGCCTTCCGCGAAGGTGGCACGGTGACCGCCGCCAATTCCTCCTCCATCTCCGATGGCGCGGCGGCCTTGGTGCTGATGCGCCGCTCGGAAGCCGAAAAGCGCGGGCTCACGCCGCTTGCGGCCATAGTGGGCCATTCCACCCACGCCCAGGCGCCCAACCTCTTCCCCACCGCCCCCATCGGCGCCCTGCGCAAGCTCTCCGAGCGCACCGGCTGGGACCTGAAGGACGTGGACCTGTTCGAGGTGAACGAGGCCTTTGCCGTGGTGGCGCTGGCCGCCATGCATGACCTCGATTTGCCCCATGACAAGGTGAACGTGCATGGCGGCGCCTGCGCGCTCGGCCATCCCATCGGCGCTTCCGGCGCGCGGGTGATGGTGACGCTGCTCGCCGCTTTGCAGACCCATGGCCTCAAGCGCGGCATGGCCTCCTTGTGCATCGGCGGCGGCGAGGCCACCGCCGTCGCCATCGAGCGCCTGTCCTGA